From the genome of Antennarius striatus isolate MH-2024 chromosome 19, ASM4005453v1, whole genome shotgun sequence, one region includes:
- the pinx1 gene encoding PIN2/TERF1-interacting telomerase inhibitor 1, with protein MSMLAEPRRKQKWSVDPRNSAWSNDDSKFGQKMLERMGWSKGKGLGRSEQGSTDHIKVKVKNDSYGLGTTASYEDNWIAHQDDFNELLAQLNSHHGQNASTEPPSDEQKGFSLEEKSKMSRKRVHYTKFTKGKDLSSRTETDLNCIFGKRAKSVKYQDQESNSCDSRSSDAEETPTPSELDTESITKTVTSALTMQEYFAQRMSQLKKAQSSAPAAEAETDEKPPPSEEPGPNDGNDDSQELKKKKKKKKSKKAAEESEDNTSTPDVIEDDVDQLQEHLGKKKKKRKMLENEGATTENCSTSGEDLPPSKKQKKLKKHQETEQLNTHGPTDQAVDSEIVHKKNKHRQEVDYVVKEDEAEVLQKKCKKKKKKKHQEQD; from the exons ATGTCCATGCTTGCGGAGC CCCGCAGAAAACAGAAGTGGTCCGTTGACCCGAGGAACAGCGCCTGGAGTAACGATGACTCCAAATTCGGCCAGAAGATGCTGGAGCGAATGGGCTGGTCTAAGGGCAAG GGCCTGGGCAGAAGTGAGCAAGGCTCCACCGACCACATTAAAGTAAAAGTTAAGAATGACAGCTATGGTCTTGGAACTACTGCTAGCTATGAG GACAACTGGATCGCCCACCAAGACGATTTCAACGAGCTTCTCGCTCAGCTGAACAGCCACCATGGTCAAAATGCCAGCACTG AGCCTCCATCAGATGAACAGAAAGGATTCAGCTTGGAGGAGAAATCCAAGATGTCGAGAAAACGGGTCCATTACACAAAGTTCACTAAAG GAAAGGATCTGTCCTCCCGTACTGAAACAGACCTCAACTGTATCTTTGGGAAGAGGGCAAAAAGTGTCAAATACCAAGACCAG GAGAGCAACAGCTGTGACTCTCGGAGCAGTGACGCAGAGGAGACTCCTACTCCTTCTGAGCTAGATACAGAGTCCATCACTAAGACGGTGACAAGTGCACTCACTATGCAGGAGTACTTTGCCCAGCGGATGTCTCAGTTGAAGAAGGCGCAGAGCTCAGCACCCGCAGCGGAGGCAGAGACCGACGAGAAGCCACCTCCGTCTGAGGAGCCCGGTCCCAACGACGGCAACGACGACTCCCaagagctgaagaagaagaagaagaaaaaaaagagtaaaaaggCAGCAGAGGAGTCTGAAGACAACACTAGCACTCCTGATGTAATAGAAGACGATGTGGACCAACTGCAGGAGCATctggggaaaaagaaaaagaagaggaaaatgttAGAAAATGAAGGAGCTACAACTGAGAACTGCTCCACCTCTGGTGAGGATCTGCCTCCATCCAAGAAGCAAAAGAAGCTcaaaaaacaccaagaaactGAACAACTAAACACACATGGGCCAACGGATCAAGCAGTAGATTCAGAGATTGTTCACAAGAAGAATAAACACAGGCAGGAAGTGGACTATGTGGTAAAAGAAGACGAGGCAGAAGTGTTACAgaagaaatgtaaaaagaaaaagaaaaagaaacatcaggAACAGGATTGA
- the sox7 gene encoding transcription factor SOX-7 produces MAALISAYSSWPESFECPPGDGDVSDGHGAHRTPADKAPEPRIRRPMNAFMVWAKDERKRLAVQNPDLHNAELSKMLGKSWKALTPPQKRPYVEEAERLRVQHMQDYPNYKYRPRRKKQLKRICKRVDPGFLLSGLPPDQNALPDQRALCHPLDKDEGSPVSSRFSRASPALPSVRSFRDPAGSNSSFDTYPYGLPTPPEMSPLDAVDHEHVPPSYYSQSGSSSVSCSSSASCPDDPHQNQTHMGSPPPYHADYQTQIHCGHIPHMSQASGGGLIPGPPLSYYSTSTFPQIHHGLHQGHLGQLSPPPETQGHLETLDQLSQAELLGEVDRNEFDQYLNSTGTMFHPDQGSSLTVTGHIQVASAAPAAATACPSSTTETSLISVLADATAAYYNNYGIS; encoded by the exons ATGGCCGCCCTCATCAGCGCGTACTCGTCGTGGCCAGAGTCCTTCGAGTGTCCTCCAGGAGATGGGGACGTGTCTGACGGGCACGGAGCTCACAGGACCCCCGCGGACAAGGCGCCGGAGCCGCGGATCCGACGGCCCATGAACGCGTTCATGGTGTGGGCCAAAGATGAGCGCAAGCGGCTGGCGGTCCAAAACCCAGACCTGCACAATGCCGAGCTCAGCAAAATGTTAG GCAAGTCGTGGAAGGCTTTGACCCCCCCACAGAAGAGGCCGTATGTGGAGGAAGCGGAGCGGCTGCGGGTGCAGCACATGCAGGACTACCCTAACTACAAGTATCGGCCTCGCCGGAAGAAACAGCTGAAACGCATCTGTAAGCGAGTGGACCCGGGCTTCCTCCTGAGCGGTCTGCCCCCCGATCAGAACGCCCTGCCCGACCAACGTGCCCTCTGCCACCCCCTCGACAAAGATGAGGGCAGCCCAGTAAGCAGCAGGTTTTCCCGGGCCAGCCCCGCCCTGCCGAGCGTCAGAAGCTTCAGAGATCCAGCGGGCTCCAACAGCAGCTTTGACACCTACCCCTATGGCCTGCCCACCCCCCCTGAGATGTCCCCCTTAGATGCCGTGGACCACGAGCATGTACCCCCATCTTATTATTCGCAATCTGGTAGTTCTTCCGTCTCTTGCTCTTCCTCAGCCTCCTGTCCCGACGACCCCCACCAGAACCAGACACACATGGGCAGCCCCCCGCCTTACCACGCTGACTATCAGACCCAAATCCACTGTGGTCACATCCCCCACATGTCCCAAGCCAGCGGTGGCGGACTGATCCCCGGCCCTCCACTATCTTACTACAGTACCTCAACATTCCCCCAGATTCACCACGGGCTCCATCAGGGTCACCTGGGTCAGCTGTCCCCCCCACCAGAGACACAGGGTCACCTGGAGACTCTAGACCAGCTGAGCCAGGCTGAGCTTCTGGGTGAGGTGGACCGCAACGAGTTTGACCAGTACCTGAACTCCACTGGGACCATGTTCCATCCGGATCAGGGCAGCAGCCTGACTGTCACAGGACACATCCAGGTGGCGTCCGCCGCCCCCGCAGCAGCCACCGCCTGTCCCAGCAGCACCACAGAAACCAGCCTCATTTCCGTGCTGGCGGACGCAACGGCGGCCTACTACAACAACTACGGCATCTCGTAA